One window of Osmia bicornis bicornis unplaced genomic scaffold, iOsmBic2.1, whole genome shotgun sequence genomic DNA carries:
- the LOC123988949 gene encoding uncharacterized protein LOC123988949 encodes MGTTSSATAQEEAHTFHCRTEANIGPLLQRFWELEEVHDRPPMSEEEEKCERHFKGTHARNKNGRYVVRLPFVREPAASLKPSRTSALKLLFNCERRLASNHALKDKYGKFLEEYLSLQHMKAVPETAKEESAYYLPHHAVVKRHDPTAKLRVVFNASFRTASGYSLNDCLSAGPKLQADLWMVLTRWRIFKVVFTTDVVKMFRQIQVHPEDTKWQRILWRTGPDERVQDFQLITVTYGTACAPFLALRVLNQLAEDEGDRLPLGAAAIRRHTYVDDILAGADDVDEALQVKGQVIQIFQAGGFNLSKWASNVPELRENGASDQHLFQEWPGIATLGVNWDPTTDSFSLRVAPQADSPPASTKRSILSEVASLFDPFGWVAPVLVTAKILMQDLWILGADWDQTLPEDIQTRWQTFRHSLDQLETITIPRWIFTSSKSQPNLELHGFCDASQRAYAAAVYLRVEHEGQVRTSLVVAKTKVAPVKTATIPRLELCGASLLSKLMVRVKEGLDLPVRMQAWTDSSVCLYWIRGHASQWKPFVAHRVSDIQSELPPDFWKYVASSDNPADLATRGISPADLLRAELWWQGPSWLSKSSNQWPAECLKKSETTDLEQRKVTVHLAVEDNSDELLTRYSSLSRLLTVLAYCFRFSNLARKRPCESGFIKAEERASALRAALRVSQQAYFGEELSHLQGHRELKRSSPLASLRPFLDEQGLLRVGGRLANALLPFDERHPYLVSRNCPLATLLVRDAHLRTLHGGPQLTRSHMVRQFWILRGRSLVRAEIKKCVKCARFSGRAGGQLMGHLPNTRTAPQRAFLTTGVDYAGPVKIRTTAGRGHKSYKGYVALFVCLSTRALHLEAVSDLTSSAFFAAFKRFTSRRGRCATMLSDNGTTFQGADRELRSLFQQASNFYQEAASLLAKDGTSWRFIPPYAPHFWGLWEAGVKSVKHHLRRIMGDSTLTYEELSTLLCQIEACVNSRPLFALSDDPSELGALTPGHFLIGETPSSVPEPEASSTTHNTSLSGRWRQLNLMRAQFWHLWRREYLQHLHRLPKWRRHRPNLEVGNLVLIRDELMPPAKWPLGRVEALHPGKDGQVRVVTIRTKGGTVLRPIVKICPLPVPPSDAT; translated from the coding sequence ATGGGAACCACATCTTCCGCCACAGCTCAAGAGGAGGCGCATACCTTCCACTGCCGGACCGAAGCTAACATCGGTCCGCTGCTCCAGCGTTTCTGGGAGCTAGAGGAAGTTCACGACCGCCCCCCAATGTcggaagaagaggagaagTGCGAACGGCACTTCAAGGGGACCCATGCACGAAACAAAAATGGACGCTATGTGGTACGCCTACCTTTCGTACGGGAGCCTGCCGCTTCGCTGAAGCCTTCCAGGACATCCGCGCTGAAGCTCCTGTTCAATTGCGAACGCCGATTAGCCTCGAACCACGCATTAAAGGATAAGTACGGCAAATTCCTGGAAGAATACCTGTCGCTGCAGCACATGAAGGCAGTCCCGGAAACGGCCAAGGAGGAATCGGCGTATTATCTCCCGCATCATGCGGTCGTCAAGCGGCACGACCCTACGGCAAAACTACGGGTCGTCTTCAATGCCTCCTTCCGAACCGCTTCAGGATACTCGCTTAATGATTGTTTGTCCGCAGGGCCGAAGCTCCAAGCAGACCTCTGGATGGTCTTGACACGGTGGCGTATCTTCAAGGTCGTTTTCACTACAGACGTGGTGAAAATGTTCCGTCAGATCCAGGTTCATCCGGAGGACACGAAATGGCAACGGATTCTTTGGCGAACTGGTCCGGATGAAAGAGTGCAGGACTTTCAACTCATCACAGTAACCTACGGAACAGCCTGTGCGCCCTTCTTGGCCTTGAGGGTGCTCAACCAGCTGGCGGAGGATGAAGGGGACCGGTTGCCACTGGGAGCGGCCGCCATTCGCCGGCACACTTACGTCGACGATATCCTTGCTGGAGCAGACGACGTCGACGAAGCCCTGCAAGTAAAAGGCCAGGTCATTCAGATCTTCCAGGCTGGCGGATTTAACCTGAGCAAGTGGGCGTCGAACGTACCAGAGTTAAGGGAGAACGGCGCCTCCGACCAGCACCTCTTCCAGGAATGGCCAGGAATCGCCACGTTAGGGGTCAACTGGGATCCGACAACCGACTCCTTCTCGCTTCGGGTCGCGCCTCAGGCGGACTCCCCACCGGCATCAACGAAGCGGTCCATACTCTCCGAGGTCGCCAGCCTTTTCGACCCCTTCGGTTGGGTGGCCCCGGTGCTGGTCACCGCAAAAATCCTCATGCAGGATCTCTGGATCTTGGGCGCCGACTGGGATCAAACTCTTCCTGAGGACATCCAAACACGTTGGCAGACCTTCAGGCACTCACTGGACCAGCTGGAAACTATCACCATACCGCGCTGGATCTTCACTTCTTCCAAAAGCCAACCAAACCTGGAGCTTCACGGCTTCTGTGATGCCTCCCAACGGGCGTACGCAGCGGCGGTCTACCTGCGAGTTGAACACGAAGGCCAGGTCAGAACTTCGCTTGTGGTGGCCAAAACCAAGGTGGCCCCGGTCAAAACCGCAACCATCCCGAGACTTGAGCTGTGTGGCGCCTCTTTGCTGTCCAAACTAATGGTTCGGGTCAAGGAGGGACTCGACCTACCTGTCAGGATGCAGGCGTGGACAGATTCCAGCGTCTGCCTATACTGGATCCGAGGACACGCCTCACAGTGGAAGCCTTTCGTAGCCCATCGGGTCTCCGACATCCAGTCCGAGCTTCCACCCGACTTTTGGAAATACGTGGCATCATCGGACAACCCGGCAGATCTGGCCACACGAGGGATCTCTCCAGCTGACCTCTTGAGGGCCGAACTCTGGTGGCAAGGACCTTCCTGGCTCTCTAAATCATCCAACCAGTGGCCAGCCGAATGCCTGAAAAAAAGCGAGACCACGGACTTGGAACAACGCAAGGTCACAGTACATCTTGCCGTGGAAGACAACTCGGATGAGCTCCTTACCAGGTATTCCTCGCTCTCCCGGCTTCTAACGGTACTAGCCTACTGCTTTAGGTTCAGCAACCTCGCCCGGAAAAGACCGTGCGAAAGCGGCTTCATCAAGGCGGAAGAACGCGCCTCCGCCCTCCGAGCCGCTCTTCGGGTCTCGCAGCAAGCCTACTTTGGGGAAGAACTAAGCCATCTTCAGGGACATAGAGAGCTGAAGAGGTCTTCGCCACTGGCATCCCTAAGGCCCTTCCTAGATGAACAAGGTCTACTCAGAGTGGGAGGACGACTGGCCAACGCTCTACTACCGTTTGACGAAAGGCATCCTTACCTTGTATCGAGGAATTGCCCCCTGGCAACGCTATTAGTAAGGGACGCCCACCTACGTACTCTCCATGGCGGACCGCAGCTGACCAGAAGCCACATGGTCCGTCAGTTTTGGATCCTGCGTGGGAGATCTCTGGTTCGGGCTGAAATCAAAAAATGCGTCAAATGTGCTCGTTTCAGCGGACGGGCAGGCGGTCAACTCATGGGCCATCTTCCTAACACCCGCACAGCCCCACAACGAGCCTTCTTGACCACTGGAGTGGACTACGCCGGACCAGTCAAAATACGTACCACAGCGGGGCGTGGTCACAAGTCCTATAAGGGCTACGTCGCACTCTTCGTCTGCTTAAGCACCCGGGCACTCCACCTCGAAGCAGTCTCAGATCTAACCTCGTCTGCTTTCTTTGCAGCTTTCAAGCGTTTTACCAGCCGACGAGGCCGTTGCGCTACCATGCTCAGCGACAACGGCACGACCTTCCAGGGAGCCGACCGAGAACTTCGTTCGCTGTTTCAACAGGCCTCGAACTTCTACCAAGAAGCGGCCTCCCTGCTGGCCAAGGACGGGACCAGCTGGCGCTTTATTCCGCCCTACGCACCGCACTTCTGGGGCCTGTGGGAAGCAGGCGTTAAATCAGTAAAACACCACCTTCGAAGAATAATGGGGGACTCTACACTCACCTACGAGGAGCTCTCCACACTTCTTTGCCAAATAGAGGCATGCGTCAACTCAAGGCCTCTCTTCGCTCTTTCGGACGACCCCTCGGAATTGGGTGCCCTGACGCCCGGCCATTTTCTCATCGGGGAAACGCCCAGCTCCGTTCCCGAACCTGAGGCTTCCAGCACAACGCACAACACTTCACTCAGCGGACGGTGGAGACAGCTAAACCTCATGCGGGCACAATTCTGGCACCTGTGGAGGCGCGAGTACCTTCAGCACCTCCATCGACTCCCGAAGTGGCGCCGACACCGACCAAATCTCGAGGTGGGAAATCTTGTCTTAATCCGCGACGAACTAATGCCCCCGGCAAAATGGCCGTTGGGACGCGTTGAGGCCCTTCACCCAGGAAAAGATGGGCAAGTAAGGGTGGTCACTATACGCACGAAAGGAGGCACAGTACTTCGGCCAATCGTAAAGATTTGCCCCCTCCCGGTTCCGCCGTCCGACGCCACCTAA